A region from the Lolium perenne isolate Kyuss_39 chromosome 4, Kyuss_2.0, whole genome shotgun sequence genome encodes:
- the LOC127296211 gene encoding serine/threonine-protein kinase WAG2 yields the protein MHMEAPHPPPSMDIHEPAPPSPLSSDISPHFPPSIADAGAVALDLSFTSTASASTSSFTTATTFSARSSLSLPSFSSSTSLSPRPHSSSASPHWTHLAAARATTPDGVLRLAHLHLIRELGHGHLARVFLCRLKSSPPASPLFALKVVDLRDDDPSRVCHVLAESRVLSSLDHPFVPTLYARLDAGRYACFLMDYCAGGDLHSVLRRRPGGRLPVAAARFYAAEVLLALEYLHVLGFVYRDLKPENVLLRGDGHVVLSDFDLALPASVEPAVRRRQVRQPSRRRKRSFLPSCFGSAKGGSDEEDASVDAKERFEFVAEPTAASSRDCVGTHEYLAPELVSGSGHGNGVDWWAFGVFLYELVYGRTPFKGAAKDVTLKNILSKQVTYPKLDGDAEAAAQLRDLVGRLLERDPRRRMGAARGAAEIKRHPFFAGVDWALIRCVTPPLVPEADAASPTAAVAGAKLGSWNSLGGSSFKKASSFKKSSSFGRRSSVEERQGVFCKLMSWNQESRCKRTRTSKLKP from the coding sequence ATGCACATGGAAGCACCACACCCTCCTCCGTCAATGGACATCCATGAACCCGCGCCGCCGTCCCCTCTCTCCTCCGACATTTCGCCGCACTTCCCGCCGTCCATCGCAGACGCCGGCGCCGTTGCGCTGGACCTCTCCTTCACCTCCACCGCCTCCGCGTCCACCTCCTccttcaccaccgccaccaccttcAGCGCGCGGAGCTCGCTCTCCCTGccgtccttctcctcctccacatctctCTCTCCGCGGCCGCACTCGTCATCCGCTTCCCCGCACTGGACGCAcctcgccgccgcccgcgccACCACCCCTGACGGCGTCCTCCGCCTCGCCCACCTCCACCTCATCCGCGAGCTCGGCCACGGACACCTCGCGCGGGTCTTCCTCTGCCGCCTCAAGTCCTCGCCACCGGCCTCCCCACTCTTCGCGCTCAAGGTGGTCGACCTCCGCGACGACGACCCGTCCCGCGTCTGCCACGTCCTCGCCGAGTCCCGCGTGCTCTCCTCCCTCGACCACCCCTTCGTGCCCACCCTCTACGCGCGCCTCGACGCCGGTCGCTACGcgtgcttcctcatggactactgcGCCGGGGGCGACCTGCACTCGGTGCTCCGCCGCCGCCCCGGAGGCCGCCTGCCCGTCGCCGCCGCGAGGTTCTACGCCGCCGAGGTGCTGCTCGCTCTCGAGTACCTGCACGTGCTCGGGTTCGTGTACCGCGACCTCAAGCCGGAGAACGTCCTGCTCCGAGGCGACGGGCACGTCGTGCTCTCTGACTTCGACCTCGCGCTCCCAGCGTCCGTGGAGCCTGCCGTCCGCCGCCGGCAGGTGCGGCAGCCGAGCCGACGCCGCAAGAGGAGCTTCCTACCGTCGTGCTTCGGATCCGCCAAGggcggcagcgacgaggaggatgcCAGCGTTGACGCCAAGGAGCGGTTCGAGTTCGTGGCCGAGCCGACGGCCGCGAGCTCCAGGGACTGCGTGGGCACGCACGAGTACCTGGCGCCGGAGCTGGTCAGCGGGAGCGGGCACGGCAACGGCGTCGACTGGTGGGCGTTCGGGGTGTTCCTGTACGAGCTGGTGTACGGGCGCACGCCGTTCAAGGGCGCCGCCAAGGACGTGACGCTGAAGAACATCCTGTCGAAGCAGGTGACGTACCCGAAGCTGGACGGCGACGCGGAGGCCGCGGCGCAGCTGAGGGACCTCGTCGGCAGGCTGCTCGAGAGGGACCCGCGGCGGCGCATGGGCGCCGCTCGCGGTGCCGCCGAGATCAAGAGGCACCCGTTCTTCGCCGGCGTGGACTGGGCGCTCATACGGTGCGTGACGCCGCCGCTGGTGCCGGAGGCCGACGCCGCGTCACCCACCGCCGCCGTCGCAGGCGCGAAGCTCGGGAGCTGGAACAGCTTGGGCGGCAGCAGCTTCAAGAAAGCCAGTAGCTTCAAGAAGAGCAGCAGCTTCGGCAGGAGGTCGAGTGTCGAGGAGCGGCAGGGGGTCTTCTGCAAGCTCATGAGCTGGAATCAGGAGAGCCGATGCAAGAGGACGAGGACGAGCAAGCTGAAACCATGA